From Streptomyces sp. SAI-135:
CGGGGCTGCTGCCGGCCGTCCCGGTCACCGCGGATCTGCGGGAGGCCGGCGCCCTGGGCCTGGCCGGTCCGCGTGCCCGGCTCGCCGGGCTGGCCCGCGCGGTGGTGGCCCAGCTCGCCGCCCTGCACGCGCCCGAGACCCTGGAGATCGTCCTGATCAGCACGGACCGCTCCCGGTCCGCGCAGGAGCGCACCGCCGAGTGGTCCTGGCTCGGCTGGCTCCCCCATGTCCGTCCGGGCCACGGCCAGGACTGCCGTCTCCTGCTCGCCCACGACCGCGAACAGGCCGCGGCCCGCACCGACGAACTCCTGCGGCGCCTGGACGACCACCTGGCCGACGCCCAGCTCGCCCCCGCCGTGCCCGCCGCCCGCTCGGCCGGTCAGGACCGGCCCCGCACCGCCGTCCGACGGCCCTCCTGGGCCCGGGACGACGTGGAGGACGGGACGAGCGGCGGTTTCCCGGGGCCGTACACCGTGGTCGTCGTGGACGGCGACCCGGGCGGCGCGGATCTGCGCGGGGCGGTGGCACGGCTGGCGGCGGAGGGCCCGCGGGCCGGCATCCACATCGTGTGCCTGGCGGAGACGGCCCCGGCCTCGCCCGCCTCTCCGGTCACGGACACCTACGAGGCGGCGTGCGCGGCGGCCCCGACGTTCCGCGAGTGCGGGGCGGTCGGCCTGCTCAGCGGGGACGTGGCGACGGCCCTGCGGCTGATGCGGGTGGCCCGGGCAGGGGTCCCCACGGAGACGGGCCCCGAGACCGACGGCGACGGCGCGCACCGCGGCGCCCCCGGGTCCGTCCGCCCCGGCACCGCCCCGCCCCCGGCCGACGCCCGCCACGCGGACACTCCCCGCGCCGGCGCCGGGGCCCGCTCCACCGGCCCGGGCGCCCGCACCGACCCGGACACCCTCCCTCTCACCGCGGCCACCGCCCCGGCCCCCGTGGGGCACGGCACGGTCGCCGCCGTGGACGCCGTCTCCGCGGCCTGGGCCGAGCGGTTCGCGCGGGCACTGGCACCGCTGCGGACGGACGGCACCACCGGTGCGGGCCACGCGCGCGTGTCCTCACCGCTGCCCCAGTCGGCGCGGCTGCTGGACGAGTTGGGGCTGGCCCGGGCCACCCCGCCGTCGCTGATGACGCGCTGGGCGGACGCGGCCGACGACCCGGAGTCGCTCGGCGGCCGGGCCTGGGCGGTGCTCGGGGCCGGTCCACGCGGCCCGGTCTGCGCCGACCTCGTGGCCGAGGGCCCGCACCTGCTGATCGAGGGACCCGCGGGCAGCGGCCGTACGGAACTGCTGCGGGCGGTCGTCGCCTCGCTGGCCGCGGCCGAGCGCCCCGACCGTCTGAGCATCGTGCTGATGGACGGCCGGGACGGTGTGGGGTCCGGCGGCCACGGGGAGGGCCTGCGCGTGTGCACGGACGTACCGCACGTGACCACCCATCTGCCGGCCAACGACCCGGTCCGCATGCGGGAGTTCGCCCAGTCCCTGAGTGCGGAGCTGAAGCGGCGCGCGGAGCTGCTGGGCCGCTGCGACTTCACGGAGTGGCACACCGGCCGGGAGCTGTCGGGCCGTCTGGTCGCCCAGCGCACACCGTCCCCCCGGGGCTCCACCGGCAGCGCGGGCACTCCCGGCGACCCGGCCGCCGGCGACCTCGACTCGCCGCCCAGCTCCACGATCCGCCTGCGCCCGGCGGCGGCCCGGCGGCAGACGGAGACGGCGCCCCCGCTGCCCCGCCTGGTGGTGATCGTGGACGACCTGGACGCGCTGGTCTCCCCGCCCCTCGGCTCCCCGGGCAGGCCGGCCGCGGGATCGGTCGTACGCGCGCTGGAGGCGGTGTCCCGTGAGGGCGAGCGCCTGGGCGTGCACCTGGTGGCCGCGACCGGCCCGGGCGGTCGTACGGCGGAGTCGGACGCGGCCCGCCGGGCCACCCTGCGCGTCACCCTGGACACCCCGGCCACCGGCCCGGACGAACCGGCTCCCGGCCGGGGCCGGCTGACCCGGCCCGACGGCCGGGTGACGGCCTTCCAGGCCGGCCGGGTCACCGGCCGCATCCCCCGCACGGCGACCCTGCGCCCCACGGTCGTCCCGCTGGAATGGGAACGCATGGGTGACCCCCCGGCCCGCCGCCCGGTCCGTGAACTGGGCAACGGCCCGACGGATCTCGCCCTGCTCGCGAGTGCATTGGAACGGGCAGCGCGGGAAGTGGCAGCAGCAGAGGTCCCGTCACTGCTCTAGACGTCAAGGGGTCCCCGGGGGCGCCGCCCCCGGCCGACGCATGCCACAACGCACCGGCACTGGTCACGACGCCATCACGATCACCCGCTTGACAGTGGACGCCCACTTGCCGACCTCGGCCCCCCGGCGTAGACCAGATCGCACGGGACAGCCCTCGAACGTTCGACGAGGAACGAAGAACGGGGTCGTGATGCGCACCACGAGCAGCACCCAGCGGAAGCCCAGGTCAGCGAACAGGGCTGCGAAATCGGCGGCCGCCGCCCTCGCGGCGGCCCTCGCCCTGTCGCTCACCGCATGCGGCGGAGACGACGACAAGAGCAGTGACACGGGCGCGACAGGCGGCAAGGAGACCGGCACCACGGTCACCCTCCCCAAACTGAACGGCCAGAGCCTGGAGGTCGCCGCCGTCTGGAGCGGCGCCGAGCAGGCCAACTTCAAGAAGGTTCTCGCGGAGTTCGAGAAGCGCACCGGCGCCAAGGTGACCTTCGTGCCCGCCCAGGACCCGATCGTCAACTTCCTGGGCTCGAAGATCGCGGGCGGCCAGCCGCCGGACGTCGCGATGCTCCCGCAGCCGGGAGCGATCAAGCAGGCCGTGGACAAGAAGTGGGCCAAGCCCCTCGGCGCCGAGGCCAAGGCCGAGTTGGCCAAGAACTACTCGCAGGGCTGGCAGGACATCGGCAAGATCGACGGCACCCAGTACGGCGTCTACTACAAGGCCGCCAACAAGTCGCTGATCTGGTACAACGCCAAGGTCTTCGAGAACGCGGGCGCCACCGAGGCGAAGACGTGGGACGAGCTGCTGACCACCGCGCAGACGGTCTACGACTCGGGTGTGACCCCGTTCTCCGTGGGCGGGGCCGAGGGCTGGACCCTGACGGACTGGTTCGAGAACGTCTACCTCTCCCAGGCGGGCCCGGAGAAGTACGACCAGCTCGCCAAGCACGAGATCAAGTGGACGGACCCGTCCGTGAAGGACGCGCTGACCACGCTGGCCCAGGTGTGGGGCAAGAAGGACTATGTCGCGGGCGGCGCCAAGGGCGCGCTCCAGACGGACTTCCCGGCCTCGGTGACACAGACCTTCACCGGTGGTGAGCAGCCGAAGGCGGCGATGGTCTACGAGGGCGACTTCGCGCAGGTCAACATCCAGACGGCGAAGGCGAAGGTCGGCACGGACGCGAAGGTGTTCCCCTTCCCGAAGGTCGGCGACACCGCCCCCGTGGTCTCCGGCGGCGACGCGGCCGTCATCCTCAAGGACTCCAAGGCGGCGCAGGCGCTGGCCACCTTCCTGGCCTCCCCCGACGCGGCGACGATCCAGGCCAAGCTGGGCGGCTACCTCTCGCCGAACAAGAGCGTGGACATCTCCTCGTACCCGAACCCGGTGCAGCAGAAGATCGCCAAGGCGCTGATCGACTCGGGCGACGACTTCCGCTTCGACATGTCCGACCAGGCCCCGCAGGCCTTCGGCGGCACCCCCGGCAAGGGTGAGTGGAAGGCGCTCCAGGACTTCCTGGCGAACCCGAAGAACATCGCGGGCACGCAGGCGAGGCTGGAGGCCGACGCGGCGGCCGCCTACGGGAACTGAGGCGATGACATCGGCCACCGAGGCAGGGGTCCCACCGGCCCCTGCCTCTCCCAAGTCGCGCAAGAGCGTGACCGGCACGCGCAGGACCGTGGCGGCGCTGTTCCTGCTGCCCGCCCTCCTGCTGCTGGGCGCGCTCGTGGTCTACCCGATCGGGTACTCGATCGTCCGCAGCTTCTACGACCAGTCCGGTGACGGTTTCGCCGGAATCGACAACTACAAGGCCCTGTTCACCGACGACGGCATCCGCACGGCCCTGAAGAACAACATCATCTGGGTGGTGTTCGCGCCGACGGTCGCCACCGCGCTCGGTCTGATCTTCGCGGTGCTGACCGAACGGGTGCGCTGGGGAACGGCGTTCAAGCTGGTCGTCTTCATGCCGATGGCGATCTCGATGCTGGCGGCGGGCATCATCTTCCGGCTCGTCTACGACCAGGACCCGGACAAGGGGTTCGCGAACGCGGTGTGGGTGGGCGTGCACGACACGTTCGCGCAGTCCTCGGCGTTCCCGAAGGCCCACCCGGGCCGTGACTCGCCGCTGGTGGCCCAGGGCGGCGGTTTCATCACCAAGGCCCCGGTCCACACCGGCGGCACGGTCACCCTGCCGCTGGTGGGCGTCGCCCCGGACCAGATGCCCGGGGACGCGAAGAAGGCCGTGGCGCCGCAGGCGGACCCGGGCCGGATCACCGGCACCACCTGGCAGGACTTCACCCGCGGCAAGGGTGTCGGCAAGCTGGGCGGGGTCGACCCGAGCGAACTCGGCTACCCCGGCATGAAGATCGAGGCGGTCAAGGACGGCAAGGTCGTCGAGACCACGAAGGCCGGCGACGACGGCACGTTCTCCTTCTCCGAGAAGGCCGACGGGGCCCTGCTCAGGCTTCCGGCCGGCAACTTCAAGGAGGCCTACAACGGGCTCGACTGGCTCGGCCCGTCGCTGGTGACGCCGTCGATCATCGGGGCGTACATCTGGATGTGGGCCGGTTTCGCGATGGTGCTGATCGCGGCCGGGGCTCGCGGGCATCCCCCGGGAACTCCTGGAGGCGGCCCGGGTCGACGGCGCGAGCGAGTGGCAGGTCTTCCGCAGGGTCACGGTCCCCCTGCTGGCGCCCGTCCTCGCGGTCGTGACCGTGACCCTGATGATCAACGTCCTGAAGATCTTCGACCTGGTCTTCATCATCGCCCCGGGCTCCTCGCAGGACGACGCGAACGTCCTGGCCCTGGAGCTGTACCGCAAGGGCTTCGCCGAGGACCAGCCGGGCATCGCGAGCGCCATCTCGGTGTTCCTGCTGCTGCTGGTGATCCCGGTGATGTGGTTCAACATTCGTCGGCTCA
This genomic window contains:
- a CDS encoding FHA domain-containing protein: MQIRLTVVDPLGPPDRTRGRAASRDVLVTAPVGTALAAVATALASAVPGDGGASRAGEAERGGGPVVLYADGERLDAQRATLGEPPLIDGAVLSLGAPAAPEPHPELDDAPTQLHVVAGPDAGGVHLLHGGQIHIGRSAEADVPLDDPDVSRLHCAVTVAPDGRVSVADLDSTNGTTLDGARVGTRPVRFPPGALLRIGESVLRLAPSGGRRLGTEPDGEGHVRVTSDEAGPVPGAERGPGRADTTARTGRSGPAPGGSRAPGDSAPAGEPGGHGQGPGVPGARRGSESGAAASSPGTAQGRGTAGPHEDGEGASGRVPGQSVPGQTAPASRARGRVSARAAAEGQAGARAGRDSGDTSPRPPADGTHHAYGSASWGASGGPEGTGAQGHGPSEPPVVVPGQGGAPRIERRGDSGAGRPDTGIGAFGADTHGGRSGIGSFEVTRTTAVPPPPPADHDEPSPSSASDAPDTPAAGRRKGTPLRGTDVPQEVRRRGGLSAWARRLTGGRGEQEPSGRDEEYDGTSAPVTAAPSAAAPQMPEVWPDPAALLLTALGPGVRLWEREPGHPEALTVRLGTADRAAPDGSGLLPAVPVTADLREAGALGLAGPRARLAGLARAVVAQLAALHAPETLEIVLISTDRSRSAQERTAEWSWLGWLPHVRPGHGQDCRLLLAHDREQAAARTDELLRRLDDHLADAQLAPAVPAARSAGQDRPRTAVRRPSWARDDVEDGTSGGFPGPYTVVVVDGDPGGADLRGAVARLAAEGPRAGIHIVCLAETAPASPASPVTDTYEAACAAAPTFRECGAVGLLSGDVATALRLMRVARAGVPTETGPETDGDGAHRGAPGSVRPGTAPPPADARHADTPRAGAGARSTGPGARTDPDTLPLTAATAPAPVGHGTVAAVDAVSAAWAERFARALAPLRTDGTTGAGHARVSSPLPQSARLLDELGLARATPPSLMTRWADAADDPESLGGRAWAVLGAGPRGPVCADLVAEGPHLLIEGPAGSGRTELLRAVVASLAAAERPDRLSIVLMDGRDGVGSGGHGEGLRVCTDVPHVTTHLPANDPVRMREFAQSLSAELKRRAELLGRCDFTEWHTGRELSGRLVAQRTPSPRGSTGSAGTPGDPAAGDLDSPPSSTIRLRPAAARRQTETAPPLPRLVVIVDDLDALVSPPLGSPGRPAAGSVVRALEAVSREGERLGVHLVAATGPGGRTAESDAARRATLRVTLDTPATGPDEPAPGRGRLTRPDGRVTAFQAGRVTGRIPRTATLRPTVVPLEWERMGDPPARRPVRELGNGPTDLALLASALERAAREVAAAEVPSLL
- a CDS encoding ABC transporter substrate-binding protein, which codes for MRTTSSTQRKPRSANRAAKSAAAALAAALALSLTACGGDDDKSSDTGATGGKETGTTVTLPKLNGQSLEVAAVWSGAEQANFKKVLAEFEKRTGAKVTFVPAQDPIVNFLGSKIAGGQPPDVAMLPQPGAIKQAVDKKWAKPLGAEAKAELAKNYSQGWQDIGKIDGTQYGVYYKAANKSLIWYNAKVFENAGATEAKTWDELLTTAQTVYDSGVTPFSVGGAEGWTLTDWFENVYLSQAGPEKYDQLAKHEIKWTDPSVKDALTTLAQVWGKKDYVAGGAKGALQTDFPASVTQTFTGGEQPKAAMVYEGDFAQVNIQTAKAKVGTDAKVFPFPKVGDTAPVVSGGDAAVILKDSKAAQALATFLASPDAATIQAKLGGYLSPNKSVDISSYPNPVQQKIAKALIDSGDDFRFDMSDQAPQAFGGTPGKGEWKALQDFLANPKNIAGTQARLEADAAAAYGN